acaaaaaaagcTTACATAAGCTTCACTCATATTCACTTTACTCACCACACATCACACATTCACACCCACACCAAGCACCAACCAAACCTTGCCCTATTCCATGAGTCAAGATGAAGCCAAGAAAATCATCAGCtgatgaccaaaaaaaaaagataaataaacaAATACTTACAAGCAAGTACAATACAAAGACACAAGAAAAACATCACCATTTCAGAGTGGGGAAAAAAACATCTCAAAAAAGCACATTTTTGAGAGGGAAAAAAGAGCAAAATAACCCCTCCAAAAGAAGGCATAAATAAATGCGCAGTCCACTCCGAGATCTCCCTCCTTCACCCGCcaccttctctcttctcttctcctctcctctcgtctcctcgccctcgccgccgacgagctcgccgccgcgttccCGACTCCAGCGACGTTGTGGTGGGTATCTGAGGGCTGAGACATGGGCCCCGCGCCGAAGGCGGAGCCCATGAAGCAGCGGGTGAACCGGTGCCTGCTCCGGCTGTCCGACCGCGACACGGAGGCCATGGCGGCCGCCGAGCTGGACGGGATCGCGCGCGGGCTGGAGGCCGACGAGCTCCCTGCGTTCCTCGCCGCGGTGTCCGACGCGCGCCCCACCGACAGGACGCCGCTGCGGCGGCACTCGCTCCGGCTGCtggcgctcctcgccgccgcgcacccGCGCGACGCCGTGGCGCCGCTCGTCCCCAGGCTCGTGGCCGCCGCGCTGCGGCGCGTCAGGGACCCGGACTCGTCCGTGCGCGCCGCGCTCGTCGACGCCGCgcgggccgccgcggcggccgcggcggcggcggacgcggcgctcGCGCCGCTCGTCGGGGCGCTGCTCCACGAGCAGGACCAGTGCGCGCAGCTCGCCTCCGCgctcgcggcggccgcggccgtcgAGGCGTCCGCCCCCAGCGCGGACCTCGCCGCCTACCTCCAGGCCCTCCTCCCGCGCCTCCTCAAGCTTCTCCGCAGCTCCGCGTTCAAGGCCAAGCCGGCGCTCATCTCCCTCATCggcgccgcctcggccgcctccggcggcggcgccgcggccaccgcggTGCCCTCGCTACGCGACGCGCTCACCGGCGAAGACTGGGCGGCGAGgaaggccgccgccgaggcgctCGCGCTGTTGGCGCTGGAGCACGGAGACAACCTCGTCGAACAGAAGCCATCCTGCATTGCCGTCTTCGAGGCCAAGAGATTCGATAAGGTCGAATTCTTGTAGCAAACCTGGGATCTTGGCAATGACATTCTGGATTTTTACTTTCGTGGATCTGCTTGTttgttgaaattttttttaacatttttttttggcaatgcaGGTGAAGATTGTTCGGGAGTCGATGAACCGGATGATTGAGGCGTGGAAGGAGATCCCAGACATGGACGAGGAAGTATGCTCCTCCGACGTGCCGCCATCTCCGCAGTCGCAGACGAGATCTTCTAGCACAGGTAATGTGGCTGTTCTTGAAGCAGTGGCCACTGCTCTTTCTTTTGGGTGATTTGGGTAAATTTATGTCTAATTGTCTACTGTTTGTAACCTTAGTTGAATATGAACTTGTttgtggtaaaaaaaaacatatatggaCTGGGTTCAGTAAAACACAAGGCAGAAGGATTCTTTGTTGGATATGTGTGACAGTTCTTTTGCTTGTTTGCATTATATTGTGGATTTCTTGGACTAACTGCTGTCGATTAAAGGCGGTAAAACGATAAATGTGTGTATCTGACACTATGATTATGTAATCAAACAGACTCTGCAAGTGATGGACGATACCCAGCTGATTCCCTTGGCTCCAACTCTGTCCAGTCAGTTAGGAGGAGGAACTTATCACCGACAAAAAAATCACCCCCAAGGGAAGCATTGCACAATGTCAGCAACAGAAGGACCAGCAGTTCTTCCATCGGAAACAAGAAGAACTCACCGCCGTCACGCCACAATTCAGGCCAAGCCAAGAACTTTGAGTGTAAGGTTAATGTGACTGATGCTCCGGATGCGACCCCGATCAAAACCGTGACCGAGGAGAAGCTTCTGAAAGATGGCAATGTTAGAGCAAGGCTTGAGGCGCGGAGGGTACTGTTCCAGAAGAATGGTGAGGAGAGGTACAACAAGGTTCCTGGGCTCAAGTCAGGGTCTAGAGTTGTTCCATACAATGGGGACGATGACTCGGAAGAGATTGCGGAGTCTGAGGATGTGCATGAGGAGTTTCAGTCAGGTCACAAGGAAGAGGACCTGTCAAAGATCAGGATGCAGCTTGTTCAGATTGAGAATCAGCAGACCAGCTTGCTCAATCTTCTCCAGGTAATTTTCCCTTGCCGTGTGGCATGTTGTCAATGAAGAACCCAGTTGAACTCTTGATTTTTCACATTGACATTTTGTGTTTGATCGGTACCATTACCCCAGGATTGCCCATAGGTATGCGTGATTGCACAGGATATATGTATGCATGTTCAATTGGATAGAAAAATCTAAACCAAAGATTTGAAAACCtaataacaaaaaataaatttagtctATGCATCCCTTAGTTTTTCAAAAACGCGTCATACTAAATGTGATTTGGTTCATTATGGAGTATGGACTAGTGTGCATTTATGGAAGCCTTATCTAGCATTCATGAAATCAGGATAGCTTATAATGGAGGTGGCATACGGCTTATGTTATCGGTGACACAAACAAGTTATTATTCGGTCTCATTGTGCAGTATTGACCATTGGTATAAATCAAAGATCCATTCACTGTATCTTGATAATACTCTGACACTATATATCCATTGAATGTGTCTTGATAATACCAGTCCGGATCACTGTACATGAGCAATGGTCATGGCATGGGGAGAACTTGGACAGCAACACGTCATTTACTGGCTGTCTGACAATTTCTTGATCGGCAACTCTGTAACCATATATTGTTGTTTTTCACCCAAACCAGAAAAGAAATCAggattttgtgaaatttttgtgtgtgtgtaatGCATCAGGAATGATTATGTGGAAAGCTATATATAAGAAATAACCCATAGTTTTGAAATATTACTACATCACTCCCTGTTTGCTGAAAACATGTCTAGCATGAACTTATCTCATCTTGCTCATAAGAAACTGAGTATGTCTGACATTATGATTGCCTGTGCTCAGAAATTTATGGGGAGCTCTCAGAATGGGATCCGTTCCTTGGAGACACGGGTGAACGGACTGGAGATGGCACTGGATGAGATCTCCCGTGATTTGGCTGCTTCTTCAGGAAGGATGCCAAGCAGTGAACCTGATATGAACTGCTGCATCCTTAGCCCGAAATTCTGGAGAAGACATGATGGCAGTAGATACTCATCCAAGTACTCCATCTCCGACATAGCAAACTACTCCGAGGAGAGCAGAACTTCTTACAAGTGGGAGAGGCAGAAGTTTGGAGTTCAGGGTGTTGTCACCAACCCATTAGCAGAGCCAAACGCTTCATTCGCAGGAAACACGGTTGTTGCTCAGGAAGCCAGGAGACAGAATTCAGCTCAATATAAGTCAAGGTAGGTTAACTCACTCAAGCGCAAAATCATCTCACTTTCTGTAAGTCAGTATTATGCAATTAGATTTGGTAGGTAGGCCAACAAGATGTGATCAGGACACCTCAGAAACTGATAGTAACATACCAACATAAAAGTAGTCACTTTCTTGAATAGAATATCATCTGGTTCAATTTATGCTGTAGTTCCCCTATTATGAAATGCATTTTTGCTGAATCTGCATTCCTATTATGACAGGGCTTCCTTCTTGTTTCGCGCCCACCTTCATttattattataaaatttgTTAGGTTGTCCAACATGGTTACTTCTTTCAATTGATTGGCAATTTATACTTTCTATTCCATTTTCTTCAGGATGGGTTAGAGTCGACAAAGGCTACTGCGTGAAGTTTTCGACGATATGAACAAAGCATGGTGCAGCTGCAAGATCCTACCTTTGCTGCATTTTCAagctcttttcttcttttctccaagttgaaaaaaaacagagatgtACATGAGATATGAAGTTCTGTTTGAGTTCAGACTCGTGAGAAACAGCCTAAAGCCCTAGACTCTAAAGCAAGACCCTCTCTGCGAGCTTGGCATTCCATTTGTGTTATACACCAGGCCTTGAGATTGAGACAACCAGTTAGCTAATGCAGGCTTGCTGAGGGCAAAGCATATGTAGAGTTTAAAATGAGAAATCGAGTTCACAGCAACTATCCTTGCAAGGATACTCAGCCATGGTTCCCATGAATGTATCTTGTTACTGCTTGTACATAATTTGGATATGGTAATTCCGATGCCGGTGAGACGACTTGAAACAAAATTTTTGTTCAGTACGATGAGATCATGAGGGAAAAGATCCATTGTGGCTCAAACGGCATAATGAAAAAGCTTCACTGCCTGCCAGCACTGGGATTCTAGGAAGGTCTTATATGATTCTTCCTCTTTGGGAAAATTGGTTTTGTGCGATCTCGAATTTAGAAGTACATATATCACCTAAAGTTGATAGTATATTTTTTACTAAATTGCGCTTATGGTATGTGAACTTAAGTGATGAGTATAAATAGATACAACAACTTATGGATTGTTCATTTCGGCATAACAATTTGGGTACGTAGTTTGTGCGAACCTGGACAATCCAAGCAAACAAATTGATCTAACATGGGGCATAAACTTTATGCCATGGCAACTTACACCTATGACCTTGTTTAAGAGATCTTATTTTGAATCTGAAGAAAAGAGAAATTAGTTGCGCAAAAGTTTATTTTCATGTTCAGGACATACAATTTATTCATATTTTCATGTCTTGGGGGAATTTTGGCCTTCTATATAAGTCAAAACaatgtttatttttatgttaAGAACCAAGAGAATTATTTGTCATGCCTTAGTAGGAATAACTATTGTaaaattcatttttaatttttttgttcaGGCACTCTATTTTCATCGAAAGTTTGTTTGAAAAGTTAATTTTTATGGCCGGGCATCTTTAATTCTTTTGCTTTTGTGTTAGTCTAAATCTTGAAAATATCCCTCAAATAATAGTTACACGTTTTGTCCATCTAAAATTTGATGTGCAATAATAATTATACATTAGTGTGTGCCACGTTATATTAATTTTGCTTGTCTCGATCATTTTGGACCAGCTTCGCACAGACTAGTCAAGTTAATGCACTGAATTGACCAATTTATAAGTTTTCTTTACCTATTTGTACCCACTATACAAGTTCAAGCATAATTTACTCTATATTTTAATACTACTAAAAGGGgttgtaatatttttttaatataattaagttcaTTTTAATACTGCAGGAGGTGGTGCCATGGTGACCACCCGAGGGCTGCGAGGACAGCGAGTAGCGGGAGGCAATGGATGACATCTTCGCACTTCTGCAAATCCGCGCTATGATGGCAGACGGCCGTGGTGTGCCAGGTCCTCTTTtacttccttttctttctttttttaatgcatttgatacaatttatgACCAAATGATCAACTCGGCAACTCATTATCCAAAACTAATCCCTCTATATTATGCTTTGAGCTGTCAAGTGTGCCACATTTGATATACTACGTTATATTTTATACATTGCATTGTGCTAATAGGGTAATTAGGTAACTACTCTATCTTCATAACTATAATGTGGTATTTTTATGGTATTGCTTAGATGAGATTGAAACACTATTAGTTAGGGTATGTTAGGATTGCTTAGAATTATTATAGCCTTGCTAAGCAAAGTTGGGTATTTGGTAAAGGTGAAAAATTCTAGCTTTCGATGGCGAGAAAATCCTTACTGCATGCAGAGACACGGTCAAGCAAGCATATGGTGACAATCATACTTAGCTACCGTGTATTATCTCGCTAATCCAAACGCGATCTGGTTATTCTAGTTTAGCTCAAATGAGCTAGTTGAGCAGCGCCTGGCTACTCTAGATTAGCAAAGTAAGCTAGAGATTCAAAAAAGCCCTTAATAGCTTGTTCATCTCCACCGTAGCTATAAATTTAGGTTGAGTTCTTCATTGCAAGAACATGGATGTGAAAAACAAAAATTGGtggaaacaaaataaaaaagagatcTTTTACAGTACTTGAGAGTAGTTTAACCTTCCATCTTTCATACATGGCCCACACTTTTAATACTTCACTAGTACCTTTTATCCTAGAGCATTGGATTATAatcaattaataaattccaaacaCCACAAAAAGCCTCAATAAAAAACCATTATTTAAAATGCAAGCTAAACCTATTAAAACATGAACTACTAATTATATATCACAATCAACTAGTAGACAAACATGCAGGTGGTGTTTGAGATTAATggagatgaagatgaagttaCCGCACACAAAACGAGAAAAccattagtatataattaattaagttttaatcattaaaaacttgataatgtttttatttaatatttaaaacaacttatatatataaagttttctcaATAATTATATCATTAAACCGTTTGGAAAGCATGCTAACATCTTAATGAAAAAGGAACGGGCCGCAGCCGTGGAAATCAGATCTATTCAATGAGCCTTGGCAACATACCACAAAACAAAGTGTTAGATTAAGGATTTGACCAAGTTAATAGCACCAAATTAAGAAACGTTGTCGGGTGGTCGGAGTGCTGGGAGACGTCACCAAACACATACATCAAGATATCTAGTGTCACAAAATCACTTGCAAGGGCGAACGCAACAAGAGGGTCATGTACCCTTTGTCCGAGGGGCACCTGCCCCCTTTCATGCACACAAGGTGACCCAGAGGGTCATGTGGTCATGTGCCCCTTTGTCCGGGGGCACATGCCCCCTTTCATGTACCCTATACATCAAAGCAATGAGATGGTTTAGGATATAATTTAGACTCATaggcttttttttatatagcatGTTAAGGGCCTGCTCGGTAGCCCTGTCTGCTGCAGCGCTGCAGCTGCAGTAGCTACAATTGTTACAGGGAGGCTAGAGCAGCAGCTACGAGAAGGGGAGTAGGCTGCAGCTATTTTCCTATTGGTTTGTGCAGTACAGCCTAAACAGCTATAAAAATGGGCTACCGAACAAGCCCTAAGTTTATGGAgttctatatataatatattaggCTAAAAGTTATATGAATATTTTTATCTTAATCATATAATGGAAAACATGTAAAgatatttaatttatcatatACATGTGTTAATTCTTATTTTGCTAGCGTCCACTAAATTTTTGTTCTTCACTTGTCACTGCCTATGCTCATCTGTCTCACAGCTTAGGACAACACTATATCAAGCATTGGGATCGATGAATATTTAAAACAAATTTGAAAAAGAATGTTATTATACATACGATGTTGTCATCTAACTAATGTCCGACTATGTTCGACCTTAGCCACGCTAATATGCACATGTTAGATTTTGTCATGAGACATTTACCATGTAAAATTCTTTAGTGCTCCATGTTCATCCACCATCCAACTGATTTAAGATTCATGCTAACTCAAAACAAGGTATTATATCCTATTAGCGGGTATAACCTGATAAGAGATCGCATGCATGCATAATATTTCCATATAAGGTTGCATGCATGTAGCATGTGTTTCCAAATTTTAAGCTATCCAATCATGCAAGTAATGCGCATTTGTTTCCAAATTTCATGCTTTCCAATCATGCCACTAATTGCATGCAGATATTTACCTGTTGAAATGTGATTATGTTTGAAAAAATGTGACATCAAATCATGTCCTCTAATTGCGATGATTACCTTCCATTTTTCAAATACATACATAAATCCGGAGTGCGTGCATTTGGATGAGAATGGCATTCCATTTTTTGAGCTTTTGGCCACCCTGTTAGGCTCACACTCACAAGAGCTCTTTCATTGATCGTCTCCGCTGGTTAGTGGTCACCGACAACATTTTGCTCGCAAGCTCTGTTGTGAGTCGCTGCTGCTAGTCGCCAGCAATTTTTGTCGCCAACGACATTCGTCCACGTGTCTCTTCGCCACCGTTGTTGGTCGTTCGTGATTACAGCGCTGCACATCCGTGTGCCACTTTGCCACCGTCATTGGTTGTTCGTGAGCGTCGTCACCGACAATATTCACCCACAAGCTACATTGTTTGATTGGTACTAAACGCATGTATGTTAAATGTCTAGATCCCAGATTTCATCGCTCGTATATAGTTCCGGCCGAATCTTCTTGGTACACTACTTTCAGATATGTGCTCCATCTACTTGTTCTTCTATGTATTTCAGTTATATCTTGATCTCGTACTATTCTGAAATCAGGGGCGGAGCCCAATAGGGCCGGGGGTTCCTAGGAACCCGGCCCAAATTCTGAAATACCTTGTTACCCCCATAAATTCACCACATGGGCACCCTCTCAGCCCAAAACCaggaggaataagttcactttaggtccctctatttgtcgtccagtccgattttcgtcccttgaccgtaaaaccgggtataacccgtcccccaacttacgaaaaccgggcaaacgtggtccctcggcggttttggctgatgtggcgcatacgtggcttgtttgactaggtctccgtcgcacgtggcattgacgtggcgcttacgtggcaattgtatatcaacaaaataataaaaagtgtggccccacatgtcagttgcaaaaagaaataattttaaaatggtgggtgaagcatctaggccccgggtgttaattttggtaattaatgacaagcgctaattgtggactaaccgttatctttgagctatacattttaagttaggtccacgtcatatgtgcgcatggatgattatcgatggattaaaattgacggcgcaaagcaaagggaaagaagacggtaaaactagcgttttaatttagaattgatcgaggtgtagggcgatcaaatttgctagtttatttttagtttcgccgtactattaagaggggtaatgacctagcaaagagatgattataattgccacattaggtcattgcattttcatttgtgttctctttttcatcacacacacattcacttgcaaattcactgggttcggcctgaccaggggcggtcagaccggccacatagtggcggtctgaccggcgtgccctggccggtctgaccggccgcaagaaggcggtctgaccggagcataaggccggtctaaccggcggcatttgcgcggtcagaccggccccctggaggccgagatggtgctgctcgggatggccgatacagagccgacggagccgtattcggtcagaccgagccgatggcggtctgaccgagccgaggccggtctgaccggacaccccatgccggtctgaccggccaggccgatggggccctctgacagggctacaacggctagttttctagccgttgcagagtagcacggtctgaccggccacatacctccggtcagaccggcagagcatagagttgggggatttcgcccccaacggctagttttggtgggtgggagtataaatactcccccaccagcagcaagggggctctcttggcacccaattcaattgcatacactccttgcacctctctcacactcacttgagctttgtgttcatccatctagtgtgttaga
The Oryza sativa Japonica Group chromosome 6, ASM3414082v1 DNA segment above includes these coding regions:
- the LOC4340634 gene encoding TORTIFOLIA1-like protein 3; this translates as MGPAPKAEPMKQRVNRCLLRLSDRDTEAMAAAELDGIARGLEADELPAFLAAVSDARPTDRTPLRRHSLRLLALLAAAHPRDAVAPLVPRLVAAALRRVRDPDSSVRAALVDAARAAAAAAAAADAALAPLVGALLHEQDQCAQLASALAAAAAVEASAPSADLAAYLQALLPRLLKLLRSSAFKAKPALISLIGAASAASGGGAAATAVPSLRDALTGEDWAARKAAAEALALLALEHGDNLVEQKPSCIAVFEAKRFDKVKIVRESMNRMIEAWKEIPDMDEEVCSSDVPPSPQSQTRSSSTDSASDGRYPADSLGSNSVQSVRRRNLSPTKKSPPREALHNVSNRRTSSSSIGNKKNSPPSRHNSGQAKNFECKVNVTDAPDATPIKTVTEEKLLKDGNVRARLEARRVLFQKNGEERYNKVPGLKSGSRVVPYNGDDDSEEIAESEDVHEEFQSGHKEEDLSKIRMQLVQIENQQTSLLNLLQKFMGSSQNGIRSLETRVNGLEMALDEISRDLAASSGRMPSSEPDMNCCILSPKFWRRHDGSRYSSKYSISDIANYSEESRTSYKWERQKFGVQGVVTNPLAEPNASFAGNTVVAQEARRQNSAQYKSRMG